DNA from Vibrio alfacsensis:
AACAGATACTGTGGCTCGTTTTGGAGGTGAAGAATTCATTCTGCTTATCCCAGAACAATCTGAAGAATATACCCTTGAGTTAATGAAGAATATCCAAAAGGATATCAGCAAATTACCATTTAAGTTCCGTGAGCAAAACATCATGATCACGCTCACTGCTGTTTCAACGTCATTTAAAGAATCTGACACACCAGAATATGTATTGGATCGCTTAGGAGTGATGCAAAGAAACGCAAAACAGCGCGGTCCAAACCAAGTTGACTGGAACTAAGGCTGTTCAAAAAATCAACAAACAAGCCGTATTCTTAGCATTTACTCTACAATAGCCTCAAATTTTCAATGAGTTATCACATTTCTCTTCTGTTAGTCTGCTAAGCTAATTAGACGCCATAAGACAATGTCTACTATAGATCGCTGTCTACCATAAAATAATGTCCACCAGTCGACACACTCTAACCATACGAATAAATTAGTCAGAGCACTGGTGTTTTTCCTCTACAGATTGCAATAGCAAGGAGGCCTTATGATTACTCATATCAGCCCTGCTGGTAGCATGGATTTGCTATCTCAACTCGAAGTCGAACGCCTAAAGAAAACGGCATCGAGTGATCTTTATCAACTGTACCGCAACTGCACACTCGCGGTACTCAACTCTGGCAGCCATACCGATAACTCTAAAGAGCTGCTCGATAAACACCAATCCTTTGATGTGAACGTTGTGCGTCGGGAGCGCGGCATTAAGCTGGAACTGGCGAATCCCCCAGAGCACGCGTTTGTCGATGGTGAAATCATCAAAGGCATTCAAGAGCATCTTTTCTCTGTTTTGCGTGACATTGTTTACGTCAACATGCACCTTGCAGACAACCAGCGACTGAATCTCACCAACGCCACCCACATTACGAACCTTGTGTTTGGTATTTTGCGTAATGCTGGTGCGCTAACCCCCGGTATTGAGCCTAATCTTGTGGTGTGTTGGGGGGGGCACTCGATCAATGCGACCGAATACCAATACACTCGCGAAGTAGGTAACGAGCTAGGCTTGCGTGAACTTAATATCTGTACAGGTTGTGGGCCGGGTGCAATGGAAGGCCCAATGAAAGGAGCCGCAATTGGTCATGCTAAACAGCGTTACACCGAGCAGCGCTACCTAGGTTTAACCGAGCCTTCAATCATTGCCGCTGAGCCACCAAACCCAATCGTGAATGAGCTGGTGATCATGCCAGACATCGAGAAACGTCTCGAAGCTTTTGTTCGTATGGCACATGGCATTGTCATTTTCCCTGGTGGCCCAGGAACAGCAGAAGAACTGCTGTACATTTTGGGCATCATGATGCATCCAGAAAACGCTGATCAGCCAATGCCAATCGTACTGACAGGTCCAAAAGAGAGTGAGGCCTACTTCCGCTCCATTGACGCCTTTATTGCCGATACACTGGGTGAAGAGGGACAGAAACACTACCAGATCGTTATTGATGATCCCGCGGAAGTGGCTCGCATTATGAAGCGTTCAATGGAAGACGTTCGACTGCACCGAAAAGAGAAAGGTGACGCGTACAGCTTTAACTGGTCACTCAAAATAGAACCTGAGTTCCAACTGCCGTTTGAGCCAAACCATGAATCGATGGAAAGCTTAAACCTAAACTTAAACCAGAAACCTCAAGTATTGGCGGCCACATTGCGTCAAGCTTTCTCTGGTATCGTAGCGGGTAACGTAAAAGCAGAGGGAATACGTGAGATCGAGCAAAAAGGCCCATTTGTTATCAATGGTGAATCTTCATTGATGCACAAGCTGGATATCTTGCTCCAAGACTTCGTCGAACAACATCGAATGAAACTTCCAGGCGGTACCGCTTACGAACCTTGCTACCGAATCGCTCATCCAGAAAAAGCGACTCGATAGAACAGCATAGTTTCGTTACACTAGGGGCATTACGCCCCTTTTTTGTTGCTAAGTCATTATGTCTATTCATCTTGTTATCATCGATGCTCTAAATTTGATCCGCCGCGTGCACTCTGCACAGCCCGATCCAACCGACATAGCAAGAACCATCACAACAACAGGTCGAACACTGTCGCGTATCCTTTCAGAGGCTCAACCAACCCATATCATTGCGGTGTTTGATCACCATGAACAAGACCGTGGTTGGCGCGCAACCATTCTTCCTGAATATAAACAAAACCGTAAACCAATGCCCGAACCGCTAATGCAAGGTTTAGATGCCATCCAACAAGCATGGTGGGAGCAAGGGATAGACTCTTTGTTGTCCGAGGGGGATGAAGCCGATGATTTAGTGGCGACACTGGCAACCAAGGTAGCAAGCCACGGCGAAAAGGTCACAATTGTCTCGACAGACAAGGGATATTGCCAACTGCTCTCCCCGACGCTTCAAATTCGCGATTACTTTCAGCATCGTTGGTTGGATGAGCCTTTTATTGAAAAAGAATTTGGTGTGAAACCAAGCCAACTGACCGATTACTGGGGATTAACGGGGATCAGCTCAAGCCAAGTGCCTGGTATTCCTGGGGTTGGACCAAAAGCAGCAAAAGACATCTTGACGCAATATGAAGATATTGAAGCGGCTTATGCCAGTGACGATCTTGCGCCTAAGTATCGTAAGAAGTTTGATGAACATATTGAGTCAGCACGTTTATGTAAACGCGTTGCGGCACTTAAATGCGATATTGAGCTTGGCTTCAACCTGCAAGATATTCGTTTCACTGGCCCAAATAAAACGGAATAAACTCGGATTAACCATCAGGCTCTTTGACCAATCACTGACGTCAGACAAATAAAAAGCGCCGACAAAAATGGCGCTTTTTTAAATCTGAAATCTCTACAGCATCATTTCGCTAAAATTAATGCGGAGAAATGTTCGATAGGCACTGGATGTGAATCGTGATTTCCTCACGGTCATGGTACAGGTGCTTAGCTTGCAGCTTAAACTTCACTTTATTCTCGATCAGGAACATTTTTAAGTTCTCAAGATCTTGAAGTACCTCATCGTAACGACCTTTCATTGGTAACTTCAAGTTAAAGATCGCTTCTTTAGCCCAGCCTTTCAGCAGCCATTGTCCCATCAAGTGCGCCACGCGTGCTGGTTTCTCAACCATATCGCACACAATCCAGGTTACGTTCTTGCGGTCAGGTTCAAACTTAAAGCCGTCCACCATGTGGTGCTTGATTTGACCCGTTTCCATAAGGCTGTCTGCCATCATACCGTTATCAACACAATGAACGAACATCGAACGCTTCACCAATTGGTAAGTCCAACCACCTGGACACGCACCTAGGTCAACGCCCCACATACCCGGTGCTAGACGCTCATCCCACTCTTCACGAGGAATAAAGACGTGAAAAGCTTCTTCCAGTTTCAGTGTTGAACGGCTTGGCGCGTCTGCTGGAAACTTAAGGCGAGGAATACCCATGAAGAACTGCGAGTTGTTACCCGGGTATGAGTAACCCACGTAGCAGTGACCTGGCGCTACAAAACAGATGTGCAGCACTGGTTTTTTCGCGTTGTCTTTGTTCCACATCAGACCTTTACCGCGCATTGCTTGGCGCATCGGTACGGTAAACTTGCGACAGAACTTCAACAGCTCTTTCGCTTCATTCGTATCTGGAGTTTCAATACGTAAATCACCACAACGAGGAAATGATGCCACTTCAGACAACTCAGCAAGAATTGGGCTAATGCGGTCTTCACTTGGTAACGATTCAAACTCAGCAGCAACGGCAAACATTTGACGAGCAAAAATCAGCGCACTGAAATCTAAGCTTTTTGCTAGTTTATCGGCGTCTCCATCCTGGTAACACTCAAAGACAACATAACCTGAGTTTTTCTTCACACGAGAGAAGCCATACACTTCCAACTGTGTTGCTTTGTCCTGAATTTCACCAGCACACTCTTTCTCAAAGCCAGCACGGCAATAGAGCATTAGTTGTTTCACTTGGAGACCTCTTTGATATTAAACGCAGCAATAAAGAACAGACACCAGCCGATCATGAACATGAATCCCCCCATTGGAGTGATTGGTCCGAACCACTTAATGCCCGTCAGCGCCAGCGCGTAAAGACTGCCGCTAAAACAAAAGATGCCGATGATAAAGCAAATCGCGGCAATGAAAAAATATTTTTGTGCTTTTTGTCCCAAATTGACCAGCACCAAAACCGCACAAAACGCGATCGCCAAGGTGTGGATGAATTGGTATAAAACGCCGGTTTCAAAAACACCAAGCAAATAAGGCGACAATTTCGCTTTCAAACCATGCGCAGCAAAAGCACCTAATACCACAGATATTAGACCTGAAATGCCTGTAAATGAGAGTAACCACTTACTTTTCACTGTACACCTCTTTAATAAAAGCGGCTAGCTGCTCAACAGCGAGTGCAATATTACCCGCATCTGTATAGCCTGAACGCTTACGAGGCTTAAAGCTATGGTCACCATCAGGCATAAAACTCACCGCAACTTTCTCAGAAAACGTAAAGCTTTCGAATTCTTCTCGCTTACCAAAGGTATCTCGCTCACCTTGTAAAATAAGGGTCGGTTTGTTGATTGTCGCTAGGTGCTCACCTTTGTATTTTTCAGGCTTACCTGGCGGATGGAATGGAAACCCCAAGCATGCAACACCAGCCACCAACGCATTGTCAGCGAGCAAACTCGACATTCTACCGCCCATCGATTTACCGCCAATAACGATAGGCTGGGAAGTAAAGTGAGTGATCACTTCTTCATAAGCCTCTAACAGTTTGGGAGCTCGATCTGGCGGGCGCTTTTTACCATCTTCACCGCGCTTAACCATATAAGGGAAATTAAAACGTACCACTCGTACCCCTTGCTCAACTAACCCTTTGGCAACGGCGCTCATGAAATCATTATCCATGTCTGCACCTGCGCCATGAGCAAAAATAAACAGTGGTCCGTTTTTAGGCCCCTCAACTATCCAATGGCTCATCCAGTACTTCCTCTTGTTCTTTTCTCGCCGTTGCAAGCATCCAGTCTCTAAAGGTGGCGATACGCCCCATATCCGCTTGCTGTTCATGGCAGACAACGTAGAAAGAGTTCTTCGATAGCAACACTTCATCAAATGGTGCAATCAAACGGCCCGCTTCCATTTCTGGCTTAGCAAGCACGTTGTTACCCAGTGCGACCCCTTGTCCGTGAGCAGCAGCTTGTAGCACCATCGTCGAGTGACTAAAGATAGGACCATGGTTCACATTGACACCATCCACATTGTGCTGGCGTGCGAACTGTTTCCAATCTTTACGTGAGGTATCGTGCAACAAAGTATGTAACTTGAGATCACTTAAAGATTCTAATGGTTTGTTACCTAAAAGTAACGAAGGTGAACAAAGTGGGATCAAAAACTCTTGATAGAGCTTATCCGCACGCAGACCTGGCCAATTACCTCGACCATAATAGATAGCGACATCAACATCGTCTGTCAGTGAGCCCTCATCCATATCTACCGCTTTGATACGAACATCAATATCTGGCTCTTGAGCATTGAAATGCGCTAAACGAGGAACAAGCCACTGAATGGCAAAGCTTGGTGGTAAACTGATCGTCAATGCACCTTTTTCGCTGCGTTCCAATACCTTATCAGTTGCTTCAGCAATCGAAGTAAAGATATCTTTTATGTCTAAGAAGTAACTTTGTCCCTCTTCCGTCAACAATAACGAACGGTTACGACGACGAAAAGTTTCAAAGACAAGAACTCTTCCAAAGCTTTAATTTGGTGACTCACGGCCGCTTGAGTCACAAACAACTCCTCGGCAGCTCGAGTAAAGCTAAGATGGCGGGCAGCCGCTTCAAACACTCGAAGTGAATTTAGTGGAGGCAATCTGCGAGACATATAGGACCTCAGTAGGATTAGTTTTTATCTGAAACATTATAAAATGTCCGTTGTCGAACAGCCAGATAAATTCTATATTTCACCCCGCAAAACGAGCCTGAACGGCTTGATTCTATTTGTGAATCAATTGGTTCGTTGTTGCGATGTTGTGTTTGCAAACTCGTATTTCGAGTTAGGTAGATTTCTACCATGATGTTTTGTGCATGACTCTTGTGACAAAACATATACTTCCTGTATTTATTTTGACCTGTCTGTCAAATTTGTTACACCGCCTTTTTTTGGCGGTGTTTTTTTATCTGCACAATTCTCCCCACCCGTAACAAAACATTGGCACTAAGATCACTTTTTCATCTCGATTTCGGATTAATTATCGTTATATCAATACTAATTCCAAAAGATACGATTGCGTTCAATATTACCACCTCATTACGACCCGTTTTCAGATTATGAAACGAAAAGCGCAAACTGATTTCTCAGTTTGCGCTTTTTCTATTGTTTTCAACAAGCTTACGGGCGGTAAACTTTTACGTTGTTAAACCCTTGCTCTTGCAAGTACAGCGCTTGTAAACGGCTCATCACCCCACGCTCACAGTACAATAGGTAAGTCTTAGACTGATCTAAATCACCAAATTGAGTACTTAGCTTATAGAATGGGATGTGCTTAACATCAACACCATCAATTTCCAGTGGGTTATCGTCTTCCTCGTCAGGACTACGGATATCCAACACAATAGCGTGATCTTCTACCGCTTGAACTTGTTCTACTTCAGGTGCTGCTTGCTCAGACTCTTTCGCGATATCACGAATGTCCATAACACGCGCTTCTTGTACCACTTGATCAAGAATGCTGAAGTCGAATTTCTCTTCTTCTGCGAGCAGTTTTCCTTTGATCGCTTTTACCGTAGGCTTCTTAGAAATAACGCCACAGTATTCTGGCATTGTCTTAGCGAAGTCTTCTGTACCGATATCACGCGCTAGGTTAATGATGTCTTCTTTATCCCAGTTAATAAGCGGACGCAGAATCAGCGTATCAGTGACGTTATCGATGTGGCGAAGGTTAGTTAGCGTTTGGCTTGAAACTTGGCCTAGAGCCTCACCCGTCACCAATGCTTCAATCTTAAACTTCTCTGCAACCTTACCAGCCGCACGCATGAACATACGCTTTAAGATAACGCCCATTTGGCCATCATCAACTTTCTCAAGGATCTCAGCCACGACAGGCTCAAAATCCACTGAGATAAAACGTACTTTTGCTGAAGAACCGTATTTGTTCCATAGGTAATGAGAAACCTGCTTAACGCCGATTTCGTGAGCAGGACCACCTAAGTTAAAGAAACAGTAGTGAACTTTAGAACCACGTTTGATGTGAAGGTAGCTTGATACGCCAGAGTCGAAACCGCCAGAAATCAGGCTTAATACATCTTCTTGCGTTCCTAGAGGGAAGCCACCTAGACCTTTATGACGCGCCAATACTTGATTTAGTTTGTCATTATTCACTTCAACGTTGATCGTTACGTCTGGTTTATGCAGCTTCACGCGTGCACTTTCAACCGCTTGGTTAAGACCGCCGCCAACATAACGTTCTAGCTCGATAGACGTAAAGTCATGCTTACCACGACGTTTCGCACGTACCACAAACGTTTTGTTTTCAATCGTTTCACGGCTTAGCTCTAACACTTGCTCATAGATGTTGTGCAGATCGGTAAAATCAGACTGCTTTACTTCTAGAACATGGTGAATGCCTGGCGTGTGTGTCAGGATTTCCAAGACTTCCGCGTGGAAATCATCTTTCTCTGACGTCACTTCAATGTGATCACGACGGTTGAATACCGCAACAGATTCGGTACGGTTCTTCACGATGTTACGAATGTTACACTCTAAAATCTTTGTGAAGCGCTTGCGCACCGATTCACTTTTAACAAAAATTTCTGGATGGGGCTTTACAATAAATTTCATAGTTTTGTTCGCAGGTTAGTTTCGCAATCAACAATGAGTGACACTCTGCATAAAGCATTTATACGCAGCAAAGCGCGTGTTGTTCACACGTACTTTCATGTGCTCACTTTAAAGGCGCAAGATTATACACCTAAGCGAAATGGAATGACAAAAAAAGCGAGCTCACGCTCGCTTTTAGTATATACGTTGGAAGCAACTGATGACTCTAGTCTGTGGTATTCCACAAACGGCTATCCGTCGTTACGCTCTGAACCCAGCATCGTGAGGTCAGTTCCGCGCAGTAACCAATGTTCGACTATTGAATGACGGGCACTTCTTCACTATAGAGTGGTTCTCCTTGCATGATGCTAATTTCAACACGGCGATTGAGCGCA
Protein-coding regions in this window:
- the thiI gene encoding tRNA uracil 4-sulfurtransferase ThiI, producing the protein MKFIVKPHPEIFVKSESVRKRFTKILECNIRNIVKNRTESVAVFNRRDHIEVTSEKDDFHAEVLEILTHTPGIHHVLEVKQSDFTDLHNIYEQVLELSRETIENKTFVVRAKRRGKHDFTSIELERYVGGGLNQAVESARVKLHKPDVTINVEVNNDKLNQVLARHKGLGGFPLGTQEDVLSLISGGFDSGVSSYLHIKRGSKVHYCFFNLGGPAHEIGVKQVSHYLWNKYGSSAKVRFISVDFEPVVAEILEKVDDGQMGVILKRMFMRAAGKVAEKFKIEALVTGEALGQVSSQTLTNLRHIDNVTDTLILRPLINWDKEDIINLARDIGTEDFAKTMPEYCGVISKKPTVKAIKGKLLAEEEKFDFSILDQVVQEARVMDIRDIAKESEQAAPEVEQVQAVEDHAIVLDIRSPDEEDDNPLEIDGVDVKHIPFYKLSTQFGDLDQSKTYLLYCERGVMSRLQALYLQEQGFNNVKVYRP
- a CDS encoding DUF423 domain-containing protein, encoding MKSKWLLSFTGISGLISVVLGAFAAHGLKAKLSPYLLGVFETGVLYQFIHTLAIAFCAVLVLVNLGQKAQKYFFIAAICFIIGIFCFSGSLYALALTGIKWFGPITPMGGFMFMIGWCLFFIAAFNIKEVSK
- the xni gene encoding flap endonuclease Xni; this translates as MSIHLVIIDALNLIRRVHSAQPDPTDIARTITTTGRTLSRILSEAQPTHIIAVFDHHEQDRGWRATILPEYKQNRKPMPEPLMQGLDAIQQAWWEQGIDSLLSEGDEADDLVATLATKVASHGEKVTIVSTDKGYCQLLSPTLQIRDYFQHRWLDEPFIEKEFGVKPSQLTDYWGLTGISSSQVPGIPGVGPKAAKDILTQYEDIEAAYASDDLAPKYRKKFDEHIESARLCKRVAALKCDIELGFNLQDIRFTGPNKTE
- a CDS encoding alpha/beta fold hydrolase gives rise to the protein MSHWIVEGPKNGPLFIFAHGAGADMDNDFMSAVAKGLVEQGVRVVRFNFPYMVKRGEDGKKRPPDRAPKLLEAYEEVITHFTSQPIVIGGKSMGGRMSSLLADNALVAGVACLGFPFHPPGKPEKYKGEHLATINKPTLILQGERDTFGKREEFESFTFSEKVAVSFMPDGDHSFKPRKRSGYTDAGNIALAVEQLAAFIKEVYSEK
- the ppnN gene encoding nucleotide 5'-monophosphate nucleosidase PpnN; this translates as MITHISPAGSMDLLSQLEVERLKKTASSDLYQLYRNCTLAVLNSGSHTDNSKELLDKHQSFDVNVVRRERGIKLELANPPEHAFVDGEIIKGIQEHLFSVLRDIVYVNMHLADNQRLNLTNATHITNLVFGILRNAGALTPGIEPNLVVCWGGHSINATEYQYTREVGNELGLRELNICTGCGPGAMEGPMKGAAIGHAKQRYTEQRYLGLTEPSIIAAEPPNPIVNELVIMPDIEKRLEAFVRMAHGIVIFPGGPGTAEELLYILGIMMHPENADQPMPIVLTGPKESEAYFRSIDAFIADTLGEEGQKHYQIVIDDPAEVARIMKRSMEDVRLHRKEKGDAYSFNWSLKIEPEFQLPFEPNHESMESLNLNLNQKPQVLAATLRQAFSGIVAGNVKAEGIREIEQKGPFVINGESSLMHKLDILLQDFVEQHRMKLPGGTAYEPCYRIAHPEKATR
- the rlmM gene encoding 23S rRNA (cytidine(2498)-2'-O)-methyltransferase RlmM, encoding MKQLMLYCRAGFEKECAGEIQDKATQLEVYGFSRVKKNSGYVVFECYQDGDADKLAKSLDFSALIFARQMFAVAAEFESLPSEDRISPILAELSEVASFPRCGDLRIETPDTNEAKELLKFCRKFTVPMRQAMRGKGLMWNKDNAKKPVLHICFVAPGHCYVGYSYPGNNSQFFMGIPRLKFPADAPSRSTLKLEEAFHVFIPREEWDERLAPGMWGVDLGACPGGWTYQLVKRSMFVHCVDNGMMADSLMETGQIKHHMVDGFKFEPDRKNVTWIVCDMVEKPARVAHLMGQWLLKGWAKEAIFNLKLPMKGRYDEVLQDLENLKMFLIENKVKFKLQAKHLYHDREEITIHIQCLSNISPH